In one Candidatus Omnitrophota bacterium genomic region, the following are encoded:
- the phoU gene encoding phosphate signaling complex protein PhoU: MQRHIDDELKELHQEILKMGIFAQEAIFKSVEALKNKSRQEAQEVISCDNKVDQLELLIDERCIDLIARYQPMAGDLRFITVGMKINAELERIADLAVDIAERVLELVDKPLLKPLIDIPKLSVIAQNMVKYSIDAFVSRDVQQAKKAVELEPEADRLKQCVENELINDYMARDPSTASRAVPLLLIARHLERICDHATNIAEDVIYMVEAKVVKHQGG; this comes from the coding sequence ATGCAAAGGCATATTGATGATGAGTTAAAAGAATTGCATCAGGAAATACTTAAGATGGGCATATTCGCGCAAGAGGCGATCTTTAAGTCTGTAGAGGCGCTTAAGAACAAAAGCAGGCAAGAGGCCCAGGAAGTTATTTCTTGCGATAATAAAGTTGACCAGTTGGAGCTTTTAATTGATGAGCGCTGTATAGACCTTATCGCGCGTTATCAGCCCATGGCAGGGGATTTGCGCTTTATTACTGTGGGTATGAAAATAAACGCGGAACTTGAAAGGATAGCAGATTTAGCTGTAGATATCGCGGAAAGGGTTTTGGAATTAGTAGATAAGCCTTTATTAAAGCCGCTTATTGATATTCCGAAACTTTCAGTAATCGCCCAGAATATGGTAAAATATTCCATTGATGCGTTTGTAAGCAGGGATGTTCAGCAGGCTAAGAAAGCTGTTGAATTGGAGCCGGAAGCAGACCGGCTTAAGCAGTGCGTTGAAAATGAGCTTATTAATGATTATATGGCGCGCGATCCTTCCACAGCTTCAAGGGCAGTGCCGCTACTTTTAATTGCCCGCCATTTGGAACGCATTTGCGACCATGCCACAAACATCGCTGAAGATGTTATTTACATGGTAGAGGCAAAGGTAGTAAAGCATCAAGGGGGCTAG
- the pstB gene encoding phosphate ABC transporter ATP-binding protein PstB, translating to MNKKDAPKIEVDNLNLWYGNFQALKNVNCAFGARKITAIIGPSGCGKSTMLRVFNRMNDLIEGVRTEGRIVVDQENILDAKADLVSLRKKVGMVFQRPNPFPLSIYENIVFGQRVHMDAPKDKLDQIVQESLEAVLLWDDLKDKLKKSALSLSLEEKQRLCIARLIAVKPDVLLMDEPCSTLDPQATSRIEELMRELKARYTIVIVTHNMQQAARVSDDTGFMLLGELVEFDTTHNIFTKPKERRTEEYITGRYG from the coding sequence ATGAATAAGAAAGATGCGCCGAAGATAGAAGTAGATAATCTGAATTTGTGGTATGGAAATTTCCAGGCGCTAAAGAATGTGAATTGCGCTTTTGGCGCGCGCAAGATTACCGCGATTATCGGGCCTTCGGGATGCGGGAAATCTACGATGCTGCGCGTGTTTAACCGTATGAATGATTTGATTGAAGGCGTGCGTACAGAAGGAAGAATTGTTGTTGATCAAGAAAACATTCTTGACGCAAAAGCCGACTTGGTTTCTTTGCGCAAGAAAGTAGGGATGGTTTTTCAGCGTCCAAATCCATTTCCACTTTCCATATATGAAAATATTGTTTTTGGCCAAAGAGTGCACATGGATGCGCCTAAGGACAAACTGGACCAGATTGTGCAGGAAAGCTTGGAAGCGGTTTTATTGTGGGATGACCTAAAGGATAAGCTTAAGAAAAGCGCCTTATCTTTATCGTTGGAGGAAAAACAGCGTTTGTGTATCGCGCGTTTGATTGCGGTAAAGCCAGATGTATTGTTGATGGATGAGCCCTGTTCCACCCTTGATCCTCAGGCAACTAGCCGCATAGAAGAATTAATGCGTGAGCTTAAAGCCAGGTATACAATAGTAATTGTTACCCATAACATGCAACAGGCAGCGCGTGTTTCTGATGATACAGGTTTTATGCTTTTGGGGGAATTGGTAGAGTTTGATACAACGCACAATATTTTTACTAAACCTAAAGAAAGGCGCACTGAAGAATATATTACCGGTAGATATGGATAA
- a CDS encoding phosphate ABC transporter ATP-binding protein → MVSISVKKLNIWFGQSHVLRDLTIDVNAREILTIIGPANSGKTTFLRMLNKLNHLQVGFKMTGSVQYNSLDLSSLSAEEIRRKIGMVFAMPLPLPLSIFDNVAYGARMNGINKHESLEGIVQDSLKKAYIWDEVKDRLNESAFKLSGGQQQRLCIARTLAVSPEVILFDEPCSGLDPISTAKVEEAMLKLKEKYTIILVTNNVKQAARVGDKTAFFLNGELVELDKTEKMFTTPHDQRTNDYISGKFG, encoded by the coding sequence ATGGTAAGTATTTCCGTCAAGAAGCTTAATATTTGGTTTGGCCAATCTCATGTTTTACGTGATTTGACTATTGACGTAAATGCGCGCGAGATATTAACTATCATCGGGCCAGCTAATAGCGGGAAGACTACATTTTTGCGCATGCTAAATAAACTTAATCATCTTCAGGTGGGCTTTAAGATGACTGGGAGTGTGCAATATAATAGTTTGGATTTATCCTCCTTGTCCGCGGAAGAAATACGAAGAAAGATCGGGATGGTTTTTGCCATGCCTTTGCCGTTACCGCTATCTATTTTTGACAATGTTGCCTATGGAGCAAGAATGAACGGGATTAATAAACATGAAAGCCTGGAGGGGATTGTTCAGGATTCCTTGAAGAAAGCTTATATTTGGGATGAGGTTAAGGATCGCTTGAATGAGTCAGCATTTAAATTATCCGGCGGGCAACAACAGCGCTTATGTATCGCGCGCACATTGGCGGTTTCTCCGGAAGTCATTCTTTTTGATGAGCCTTGTTCTGGCTTGGACCCAATTTCTACAGCTAAGGTAGAAGAGGCGATGTTAAAGCTAAAAGAAAAATACACCATAATTTTGGTGACTAACAATGTAAAACAAGCCGCGCGTGTGGGAGACAAGACCGCGTTTTTCTTAAATGGAGAATTGGTTGAATTGGATAAAACAGAGAAAATGTTTACTACTCCGCATGATCAAAGGACTAATGATTATATAAGCGGCAAGTTTGGATAG
- the pstA gene encoding phosphate ABC transporter permease PstA, producing MRKSVHRTQKIAFFFLFLATLLIVVPVGMIVFIIIQKGIAGVTWQFLTDIPRQGMRAGGIFPAIIGTLYLVSGAIIFALPIGLLAAIYLSEYSKDNLLTRFIRLAIVNLAGVPSVVYGLFGLALFVVFLKFGVSILSGSLTLGIMILPIIITTSREALESVPYSFREVSWSLGATRWQTIRNIVLPNAIPGIITGTILGVGRAAGETAPILFTVAAFYLPRLPDSLFSQAMALPYHLYVISTQVPNVDEKIRYGTALVLLVMVLFMNLIAIIIRSKFRKRKKW from the coding sequence ATGAGAAAATCTGTTCATAGAACACAAAAAATCGCCTTCTTTTTTCTTTTCTTGGCCACGTTATTAATTGTTGTGCCGGTAGGGATGATCGTGTTTATTATTATCCAAAAGGGTATCGCAGGGGTTACTTGGCAATTTTTAACTGATATACCTCGGCAGGGTATGCGCGCTGGCGGAATATTCCCGGCGATAATCGGGACATTGTATTTAGTATCAGGGGCGATTATTTTTGCTTTGCCTATCGGGCTTTTGGCGGCAATATATTTGAGTGAGTATTCAAAGGATAATTTGTTAACGCGTTTTATAAGGCTTGCGATTGTCAATCTAGCAGGTGTTCCGTCGGTAGTTTATGGGCTTTTCGGATTGGCGTTATTTGTTGTTTTCTTGAAATTCGGAGTTTCTATTTTATCCGGGTCTTTGACCTTAGGAATTATGATTTTGCCGATTATTATTACAACCAGCCGCGAGGCCTTGGAGAGTGTTCCGTATTCTTTTCGCGAGGTAAGCTGGTCATTAGGAGCAACAAGGTGGCAGACGATCCGGAATATTGTTTTACCCAATGCCATCCCTGGAATTATTACTGGGACAATTTTGGGTGTAGGAAGAGCCGCTGGTGAGACAGCGCCCATTCTTTTTACGGTGGCTGCGTTTTATCTTCCCAGATTACCCGATTCTTTATTTAGCCAAGCCATGGCTTTGCCGTATCATTTGTATGTTATTTCAACTCAAGTCCCCAATGTTGATGAAAAGATCCGCTATGGAACAGCGTTGGTACTTTTGGTAATGGTGCTTTTTATGAACTTGATTGCGATTATTATCCGCTCTAAATTCAGAAAGAGAAAGAAATGGTAA
- the pstC gene encoding phosphate ABC transporter permease subunit PstC gives MFRTIKEFVIEKLILICGLASIVFVVLIFLFLLKEGLALFKGYSPFAFLFGKSWYPISEPPSLGILPLIMGSLLVTFGAAVISIPIGVACAVYIAEVAPSKIKEVLKSGIELLAAIPSVVLGFIGMVTLVPWVKQIFHIPTGLTALSGSIMLAFMATPTIVSIAEDALYSVPKSYKEGAFALGATHWQTIWRVILPAARPGILAAVMLGLGRVIGETMAVMMITGNSAVIPHTILQPVRTLTATVAAEMGETVVGSDHYFALFAIGIVLFIISFAINITADLFLHREK, from the coding sequence ATGTTCCGTACCATTAAAGAGTTCGTCATTGAGAAACTAATCCTTATTTGCGGATTAGCTTCCATAGTTTTTGTAGTACTTATTTTTCTATTTCTTTTAAAAGAGGGCTTGGCTCTTTTTAAAGGTTACTCCCCGTTTGCCTTTCTATTCGGAAAAAGCTGGTATCCCATATCCGAGCCTCCCAGTTTAGGGATATTGCCGCTTATCATGGGGTCGCTTCTTGTTACTTTTGGCGCGGCGGTTATTTCCATACCCATTGGGGTTGCCTGCGCAGTGTATATCGCAGAGGTAGCGCCGTCAAAGATTAAAGAAGTTTTAAAATCCGGCATAGAACTTTTGGCAGCAATACCCAGTGTTGTTTTAGGGTTTATCGGGATGGTAACTTTAGTGCCGTGGGTAAAACAAATTTTTCACATACCTACTGGCCTAACTGCTCTTTCCGGGTCAATCATGTTAGCTTTTATGGCTACCCCGACAATAGTTTCTATTGCTGAGGATGCGCTTTATTCTGTGCCCAAGAGCTATAAAGAGGGCGCCTTTGCTTTAGGGGCTACGCATTGGCAGACGATTTGGAGGGTGATCCTTCCTGCGGCGCGCCCCGGGATTTTAGCTGCGGTGATGCTGGGGTTAGGAAGAGTAATCGGAGAAACTATGGCGGTAATGATGATTACGGGAAATTCCGCGGTTATTCCGCATACGATTTTACAGCCGGTGCGCACCCTTACAGCTACAGTTGCCGCGGAAATGGGCGAGACAGTAGTAGGAAGCGACCATTACTTTGCGCTTTTTGCCATCGGCATTGTTTTATTTATTATAAGTTTTGCTATTAATATAACCGCTGACCTATTTTTGCATAGAGAAAAATGA
- a CDS encoding phosphate ABC transporter substrate-binding protein — protein sequence MSYGDRVRVSLGVFLVLSCFVLSFVFGKQQSIQIKGSDTMVNLAQSWAEKYMETNPNEFIAVTGGGSGTGIASLINSSCDIAASSREIKQKEIQLARQKGVEPNQIKAALDGLAIVVNPSNPVGRLTMKQLADIFTGRVKNWKELGGSDSKIVILSREVNSGTHVYLKEHVLRNNDPNDKSEFAPEALMLSSSQAIADEVANNSGCIGYYGMGYISSKQKAVSVAKDEKSAYVEPTIDNVVKGAYPISRPLFLYTNGQPKEEVKKFIDFILSAEGQKIVLETDFVPIKK from the coding sequence ATGAGTTATGGGGATAGGGTGAGGGTGAGCTTGGGAGTGTTTTTAGTTTTATCTTGTTTTGTTCTATCGTTTGTCTTTGGCAAACAGCAATCTATCCAGATCAAAGGTTCAGACACTATGGTTAATCTTGCCCAAAGTTGGGCGGAGAAATACATGGAAACTAATCCCAATGAATTTATCGCGGTTACGGGGGGCGGTTCGGGGACTGGTATCGCAAGCTTAATTAATTCAAGCTGTGATATTGCCGCCAGCTCCAGAGAAATCAAACAAAAAGAAATTCAGCTTGCCCGGCAAAAAGGCGTAGAGCCCAATCAGATAAAGGCCGCCCTTGACGGCTTGGCAATAGTGGTAAATCCTTCTAACCCGGTAGGCCGGTTAACCATGAAACAACTGGCTGATATTTTCACCGGCAGGGTCAAGAACTGGAAAGAATTAGGAGGAAGCGATTCCAAGATCGTTATTCTTTCGCGTGAGGTAAATTCCGGCACGCATGTATATTTAAAGGAGCATGTTTTAAGGAACAATGACCCTAACGATAAATCAGAATTTGCTCCAGAAGCCCTGATGCTTTCTTCTTCGCAGGCTATTGCCGATGAGGTAGCAAATAACTCCGGCTGTATCGGTTATTATGGGATGGGCTATATTTCTTCCAAGCAAAAGGCTGTTTCTGTGGCAAAGGATGAGAAATCTGCTTACGTTGAGCCTACAATAGACAATGTGGTAAAAGGCGCCTATCCTATTTCTAGGCCCTTATTTTTATATACCAATGGCCAGCCCAAAGAAGAGGTAAAAAAGTTTATTGATTTTATTTTGTCTGCCGAAGGCCAGAAGATTGTTTTAGAAACAGACTTTGTGCCAATCAAAAAGTAA
- a CDS encoding TIGR00153 family protein: MKETRNILGWLGMAEEQSILIDAQKHVQETYKTVTYFSEAVAAFIRQDAEVKKSAIEKVAESEHQADILRSKMVKELSEGLLLPPDREDLMHFVKTLDKIADWTNGAARLLGFIQKKLPKDILDNISAGTKLILDSITKFKDGIDSLTKNDLKKALQDCEEVDRLEHAADDQKKLLIESIISVDLDPVSLLLCYQLAEYLEGVTDKIEDAADLIKLLAIKAR, encoded by the coding sequence ATGAAAGAAACCAGAAATATCCTTGGGTGGCTGGGCATGGCTGAAGAGCAGTCTATCCTTATTGACGCCCAGAAACACGTCCAGGAAACCTATAAAACTGTTACCTATTTTTCCGAAGCCGTTGCTGCCTTTATCCGCCAGGACGCGGAAGTGAAGAAGTCGGCCATAGAAAAAGTAGCGGAAAGCGAGCATCAGGCGGATATCCTAAGGTCCAAGATGGTCAAAGAGCTTTCCGAAGGGCTTTTATTGCCTCCAGACAGAGAAGACTTGATGCATTTTGTCAAGACGCTGGATAAAATCGCGGACTGGACAAACGGCGCCGCGCGGCTTTTAGGTTTTATCCAGAAAAAGCTTCCCAAAGATATCCTGGACAATATTTCCGCCGGGACAAAACTTATTTTAGATTCTATTACTAAGTTTAAAGACGGCATTGACAGCCTGACCAAGAACGACCTTAAGAAGGCCCTGCAGGATTGTGAGGAAGTGGACCGCTTGGAACACGCAGCAGATGACCAGAAGAAACTTTTAATAGAATCCATCATAAGCGTTGATTTGGATCCGGTCAGTTTATTGCTTTGTTATCAGTTGGCGGAATACCTTGAAGGAGTAACTGATAAAATAGAAGATGCGGCAGATCTGATTAAATTATTAGCGATTAAGGCACGTTAG
- a CDS encoding inorganic phosphate transporter family protein, whose product MNILLIGFTILMGLAVGWSIGANDAANSLGVAVGSRVLSLRQAIILICIFGFLGALLQGSAVVKTIGRGIVPLDQLPKNISLYIALVACFAACCWVALATYWKMPISTSHSIVGAVAGAGLAVGAPIKWKALQDIFVCWVFTPLGAVVLGYIFYSVFKNIFYRIVPRRFVKPVMSALVTMGGCYVAFTWGANDVANATGVIAGSGILTPGVSVVIGGVAIILGIVTWGYKVIETIGSEITRLLPLMAFSAQLASAINVHIYTIFGIPVSTSHSIVGAIFGVGLVKGIRVLNFRIIKDIIFCWLATPFVSGVMSFIILKIIINFVKI is encoded by the coding sequence ATGAACATACTTCTTATCGGTTTTACCATTCTTATGGGGCTAGCGGTTGGCTGGTCTATCGGGGCTAATGACGCAGCCAATTCTTTAGGCGTGGCAGTCGGCTCTCGTGTTTTATCGCTTCGCCAGGCAATAATTTTAATTTGTATATTCGGCTTTTTAGGCGCTCTTCTGCAGGGTTCAGCGGTTGTGAAAACCATTGGGCGAGGGATCGTCCCTTTGGATCAATTGCCCAAGAATATTTCCTTATACATAGCGCTTGTGGCCTGTTTTGCGGCCTGTTGCTGGGTGGCGCTTGCTACTTACTGGAAGATGCCTATTTCCACAAGCCATTCTATCGTCGGGGCGGTTGCCGGGGCGGGATTAGCGGTTGGTGCTCCCATAAAATGGAAAGCATTGCAGGATATCTTTGTTTGTTGGGTATTTACCCCTTTGGGGGCTGTAGTATTGGGGTATATTTTCTATAGCGTGTTTAAAAATATCTTCTACCGGATAGTCCCCAGAAGGTTTGTGAAGCCGGTGATGTCGGCCCTTGTTACTATGGGAGGCTGTTATGTGGCTTTTACCTGGGGGGCTAATGATGTGGCAAACGCAACCGGAGTTATTGCCGGAAGCGGGATTTTAACTCCCGGGGTAAGTGTGGTCATTGGGGGTGTCGCCATAATTTTAGGCATTGTGACCTGGGGTTATAAGGTCATTGAAACTATTGGAAGTGAAATTACCCGGCTATTGCCGCTAATGGCTTTTTCCGCCCAGTTAGCAAGCGCTATTAATGTGCATATCTATACAATTTTTGGTATTCCTGTTTCTACCAGCCACTCCATTGTGGGGGCGATTTTTGGAGTGGGCCTGGTAAAAGGAATAAGGGTGCTTAATTTTAGGATCATTAAAGATATAATTTTCTGCTGGCTGGCAACACCTTTTGTTTCCGGGGTAATGAGTTTTATCATTTTGAAAATAATAATTAATTTTGTCAAAATCTAG
- the mnmG gene encoding tRNA uridine-5-carboxymethylaminomethyl(34) synthesis enzyme MnmG: MKEKNKGDGSVFKKTEPSPCFFDVIVVGAGHAGIEASIACARMGCQTLIITLSAKDIGLMSCNPAIGGVGKGQLVKEIDALGGVMGKAADFCAIQFRILNSSKGPAAQSSRAQIDMYAYNEYMRKLLSEQKNLAIKEAQVSSLIIQADKVCGVKTTDKEELYSSCVVIAAGTFLNGIVHIGLEHHSAGRINEPAAIDLSNNLKALGFDILRFKTGTCPRLDKNTIDFSRTIIQEGDNPPAPFSFSSSKINLKQLACHITHTNQKAHKIIADNLNRSPLYAGIIKSTGVRYCPSIEDKIVRFPERARHQIFLEPQARAGNEIYPNGLSTSLPEDVQLKFLHAIEGLEEAKVLRFGYGIEHDVVSPTQLFPTLETKRIKNLFLAGQINGTTGYEEAASLGLIAGINAGLSCQKRERFILDRSTSYIGVLIDDLVVKGTQEPYRMFTSRVEYRLIIREDNADLRLRKHGFDLGLVSKKEYNKTQAKEKAVISGINLLNRHRVKPADKINKILESLGTRSLQKTTSLEDILKRPEVGIKDLGSFAPQISEIPDFALREVEIEVKYSGFIKRQLAQVQRFKHLEKIRIPEEINYKAINGLSREIKEKLINLKPLNLGHASRISGVTPVAISILMVHLKKNHG; encoded by the coding sequence ATGAAGGAAAAAAATAAAGGGGACGGTTCTGTTTTTAAGAAAACAGAACCGTCCCCATGTTTTTTTGATGTGATTGTCGTCGGCGCCGGCCACGCCGGCATTGAAGCGAGCATAGCCTGCGCGCGCATGGGATGCCAGACTTTAATTATTACTTTAAGCGCCAAGGACATAGGCTTGATGAGTTGTAACCCGGCTATCGGAGGAGTAGGCAAGGGCCAGCTTGTAAAAGAAATAGACGCGCTTGGCGGGGTGATGGGAAAGGCTGCTGATTTTTGCGCGATACAATTTAGAATATTGAATTCTTCAAAGGGCCCGGCAGCGCAGTCATCCCGCGCCCAGATAGACATGTACGCGTATAATGAATATATGCGCAAGCTTTTATCAGAGCAGAAGAACCTGGCAATAAAAGAAGCGCAAGTTTCCTCTCTTATTATTCAAGCGGATAAGGTTTGCGGGGTTAAAACAACTGACAAGGAAGAATTATATTCATCCTGCGTAGTTATCGCTGCGGGCACATTTTTAAATGGCATAGTGCATATTGGCCTAGAGCATCATTCTGCCGGAAGGATCAATGAGCCGGCGGCAATAGATTTATCAAACAACCTTAAGGCCCTGGGATTTGATATTTTGCGTTTTAAGACCGGGACTTGCCCGCGTTTGGATAAAAACACAATAGATTTTTCCCGCACCATCATCCAGGAAGGCGATAATCCGCCTGCCCCATTTTCATTTTCCAGTTCTAAAATAAATCTAAAACAGCTTGCCTGCCATATTACCCATACCAATCAAAAGGCGCATAAAATTATTGCCGATAATCTTAACCGTTCTCCTCTTTACGCCGGCATTATTAAATCTACCGGCGTGCGTTATTGCCCGTCAATAGAGGATAAGATCGTGCGTTTTCCCGAGCGCGCCAGGCATCAGATATTTTTAGAGCCGCAAGCAAGAGCAGGCAATGAAATTTATCCTAATGGCTTATCTACCAGCCTTCCTGAAGATGTGCAGCTTAAGTTTTTGCATGCGATAGAGGGTTTAGAGGAGGCGAAGGTATTGCGTTTTGGCTATGGCATTGAGCACGATGTGGTTTCTCCAACACAGCTTTTTCCTACGCTTGAAACCAAACGCATTAAAAATCTTTTTTTAGCCGGGCAGATCAACGGCACTACCGGTTATGAAGAGGCTGCCAGTCTTGGGTTAATTGCCGGGATCAATGCCGGTTTGTCTTGTCAAAAAAGAGAAAGGTTTATTTTGGATAGAAGCACCAGTTACATCGGGGTTTTGATTGATGATTTGGTGGTCAAGGGCACCCAGGAGCCATACCGGATGTTTACCTCGCGCGTGGAATACCGCCTTATTATCCGCGAGGATAACGCGGACTTGCGCCTTAGGAAACATGGGTTTGATTTGGGTTTGGTTAGCAAAAAAGAGTATAATAAAACACAAGCCAAAGAGAAGGCTGTAATAAGCGGGATAAATTTATTGAATCGTCATCGCGTTAAGCCGGCAGATAAAATAAACAAAATATTGGAAAGTTTAGGCACCAGAAGCTTGCAAAAAACAACGTCTTTGGAAGATATCCTGAAGCGCCCGGAAGTGGGGATTAAGGATTTGGGCAGTTTTGCCCCGCAGATATCAGAAATTCCCGATTTTGCTTTGCGGGAAGTGGAAATTGAGGTAAAATATAGCGGTTTTATTAAGCGGCAGCTTGCGCAGGTGCAACGTTTCAAGCACCTTGAAAAAATCCGTATTCCGGAAGAAATAAATTATAAAGCAATTAACGGGCTTTCGCGTGAGATAAAAGAGAAGCTTATTAATTTGAAGCCTTTGAATTTAGGGCATGCCTCGCGTATTTCCGGGGTTACTCCGGTTGCAATCTCTATTTTAATGGTTCACCTGAAGAAAAATCATGGATAA